A genomic window from Lycium barbarum isolate Lr01 chromosome 4, ASM1917538v2, whole genome shotgun sequence includes:
- the LOC132637228 gene encoding uncharacterized mitochondrial protein AtMg00810-like — protein sequence MKDLGELKYFLGIEFARSEKGILMHQSKYALDLISESGLSAAKPASTPIDTNVKLTTREYDQYVKEIRNQEGEGHEQRSDNKEDELLEDQGSYQRLIGKLLYLTVTILDIAYSVQTLSQFLQQPKRSHMEAALRIVRYVKTQPGQGILMSSTRKDIVTTFCDVDWAACSFSRKLVTGFMIKLGESLISWKSKKQTTISRSSAEAEYRSIATTVAELTWEKLGMIKTEYIHTTEQPADIFTKGLSKVQHEYLVSELGLFNIFMAPSLRRSVEEYCK from the exons ATGAAGGACTTAGGTGAGCTGAAATATTTTCTGGGAATTGAGTTTGCAAGATCAGAAAAAGGAATCCTAATGCATCAAAGCAAGTATGCATTAGATTTAATATCAGAATCTGGACTCAGTGCTGCTAAACCTGCAAGTACTCCCATAGACACAAATGTGAAGCTTACCACTAGAGAATATGATCAATATGTCAAGGAAATCAGAAATCAGGAAGGTGAAGGACATGAACAAAGATCAGACAACAAAGAAGATGAATTACTTGAAGATCAAGGAAGTTATCAAAGACTAATAGGAAAGTTATTATACTTAACAGTTACAATACTTGATATTGCCTACAGTGTACAGACTTTAAGTCAGTTTTTACAACAACCAAAAAGATCACATATGGAAGCTGCATTAAGAATAGTAAGGTATGTAAAAACTCAACCTGGACAAGGAATTCTAATGTCAAGCACCAGGAAAGACATAGTTACAACATTTTGTGATGTTGATTGGGCAGCCTGCTCATTCTCAAGAAAATTAGTGACAGGGTTTATGATAAAGCTGGGAGAATCACTTATTTCATGGAAATCCAAGAAACAAACAACTATTTCAAGAAGCTCAGCTGAAGCTGAGTACAGAAGCATTGCAACTACAGTGGCAGAATTGACATG GGAAAAATTAGGAATGATCAAAACTGAGTACATACACACAACTGAGCAGCCTGCAGATATTTTTACAAAAGGGTTGAGCAAAGTTCAACATGAATATCTAGTTTCCGAACTAGGATTATTCAACATTTTCATGGCTCCTAGCTTGAGGAGGAGTGTTGAAGAGTATTGTAAATAA